From the genome of Flavobacterium sediminis:
AGTAGGCTGATCAGGATAGTTGGTTATTTTTTTAAAAGCTATTTGGGAAAGGTCTAAAGACATTTTGATTCGTTTAAGATAACATGGCACCGCAAATCCCGGCTCCGATTAAAAAATAGATTCCCGCAGCAATGAAAAGCTTTTTAGCGGTAGACGGTTTCTTTTTTCGGATGATTAAGCCAATAATAACCATTAGAATGGCCGGACTGTGAAATAATAAGTAAATGATTATGATTAAAGAAAGTAAGCCTTCCATAGCGATTTAATTAATGAGGTTATCCAAAATTTTTCTTTTTTCATCCCGGTAAAAGAGATTCATGGTCTCAAAAGGAATTATTTTATTATCCTTATTGACTATATGAACGCAGGATTTTTTTATGGCTCTCACATCAAAATTATGAGCATCAATAAATTGCATAATGATGATACGGAATAAATTGTCGTATCCTAAATCAGGCGCTTCAACAAACGGTAAACAGCACAACAAGGAATGCAATTTCTCAGAAGCCTTATCCGTAGAAGTTCCGGTGCTGAAAATTTCAAACATTTTTTGTTGTAAGGCTTCATCCTGCTCGTAAACAATAGTATTTTTACTGTTGTCTAACAGATCTGCCGGATTAATATAGCGGGTTAAAGGTAATACATTTCCGTTTAGTTTTAAGGCATATCCCATAACCAGGGCATCCGAATTGCAAGGAACAGGGATCAGGTCATCTGATTCGAAAACAGTAGTTTGTTCCAGTATTTTTCGTCGGACTTCGGTTAATGTGATACGATCGGTTTGTGAATCAAAGTTTTCCAGTCTTCCGGCAATTTGTGTAGGTTGAAAAGTAACACCTCTTACGCATTGTTGCTGAAGTGCAAATTCAATCACTTCTCCGATTTCATTGTCGTTCAGTCCTTTTTGTAAAGTAACCACCAGAGTTGTTGACAAATTGAGTACATTCAGGTGTTTCAGCGTCTGCATTCTCATTTTACTCAATTCGGCTCCCCGCATAGACTTTAAAACGACGTCATTAAAAGAATCAAATTGCAGATAAATTTCAAAATCAGGGGTATATGTTTTCAATCGCTTAGCAAATTCAAAATCCTTTGCGATAGCAATACCGTTCGTATTTACCATCAGATGTTTGATCGGCAGGGATTTGGCATAATCTAAGATCTCAAAAAATTGTGGGTGTAGAGTAGGTTCTCCTCCGCTAATTTGAACAACGTCGGGTTCTTTTTCATTTTTTACAATCGTATCAAGCA
Proteins encoded in this window:
- a CDS encoding radical SAM protein; protein product: MPVRKYTYYDFTLSLCPECLKRIDAKIVFEGQKVFMLKRCPEHGASKVLIADDKEYYKNIRNYNKPSEMPYVFNTKTHYGCPYDCGLCPDHEQHSCLTVIEITDRCNLTCPTCYAGSSPTYGRHRTLEEVKTMLDTIVKNEKEPDVVQISGGEPTLHPQFFEILDYAKSLPIKHLMVNTNGIAIAKDFEFAKRLKTYTPDFEIYLQFDSFNDVVLKSMRGAELSKMRMQTLKHLNVLNLSTTLVVTLQKGLNDNEIGEVIEFALQQQCVRGVTFQPTQIAGRLENFDSQTDRITLTEVRRKILEQTTVFESDDLIPVPCNSDALVMGYALKLNGNVLPLTRYINPADLLDNSKNTIVYEQDEALQQKMFEIFSTGTSTDKASEKLHSLLCCLPFVEAPDLGYDNLFRIIIMQFIDAHNFDVRAIKKSCVHIVNKDNKIIPFETMNLFYRDEKRKILDNLIN